The sequence below is a genomic window from Deltaproteobacteria bacterium.
AAAGCGACCAAGGCTGCCGAGTCCATGGGCTTCGACGCGGTCTGGGTCCATGACCATGTGGTGTGGAGCTCGGAGATGCACCGCCATCATATATCGTCGGGCGCCGCCGAAGCGTTGACCGATACCCAGGACGCCAATTTTTTCGAAGCGACGACGATCCTGTCCTACTTGGCCGCCGAGACCAAAAAAATCGTCCTTGGCGTCGCCTGCTTGGTCATGCCGTGCAGAAATCCGATCTACGCAGCCAAGCAGTACTCAACCCTGGACATCCTTGCCCAGGGCCGTTTGCTAGTCGGCGTCGGCTTGGGCTCCAAAGCGACCCGCGAGTCCGATGAATTCGGCGTTTTCGGCGTGCCCTACGATCGGCGCGGCGACCGGACCGATGAATATATCGAAGCCATGAAGGCGATCTGGACCCAGCCGCTGGCCTCCTACAAAGGCGACTTCATCGAGTTTAAGAATGCCGAAGTATTTCCCAAGCCGTTTCAAAAACCCCATCCGCCAGTGTGGGTCGGCGGCTGGATGAAGCTCGCCGCCAAGCGCGCCGGTAAATACGGCGAAGGCTGGATTCCCGGCTGGCTGTCGCCCAGTGAGATGAAAGTCGGC
It includes:
- a CDS encoding TIGR03619 family F420-dependent LLM class oxidoreductase, encoding MNKISFGVRVPNSGPLSSIENIVKATKAAESMGFDAVWVHDHVVWSSEMHRHHISSGAAEALTDTQDANFFEATTILSYLAAETKKIVLGVACLVMPCRNPIYAAKQYSTLDILAQGRLLVGVGLGSKATRESDEFGVFGVPYDRRGDRTDEYIEAMKAIWTQPLASYKGDFIEFKNAEVFPKPFQKPHPPVWVGGWMKLAAKRAGKYGEGWIPGWLSPSEMKVGCDVLNKTAQENGRDPKKITIAVEKLATIAKTREEGLNLAMPTLKTSSESYERDIDNMQFALDRHIFGSVDDVRRRVDEFIENGVQHFELKIIYPTMDSLSRQMELWAENILPRYN